Proteins co-encoded in one Campylobacter ornithocola genomic window:
- a CDS encoding Mrp/NBP35 family ATP-binding protein: MKEKIEERLKQVIYPGFKKDIVSFGFVKKIESNENQAHIVVEIVSANAQIAQELRLNIANALKDLNLELNLEIIQPKIPEEKSNSRSGKNIAPQIKNFLMISSGKGGVGKSTTTLNLAISLAKMGKRVGLLDADIYGPNIPRMLGESKSKPEIVGQKIRPILSHGVYMMSMGVLIEEGKGLMWRGSMIMKAIEQLLADVLWPELDVLLLDMPPGTGDAQITLAQSVPVSAGVCVSTPQVVSLDDSKRALDMFEKLHIPVAGIIENMSGFLCPDNGKEYNIFGKGTTEEMAKAYKCDVLAQIPIEMSVREGGDSGKPVSFYMPESVSSKRYLQAAEKIWEFIEKVNQEGKVDNSAIQPVMNGKSACSQ, encoded by the coding sequence TTGAAGGAAAAAATTGAAGAAAGATTAAAACAAGTTATATATCCAGGATTTAAAAAAGATATAGTTAGTTTTGGTTTTGTAAAAAAAATTGAATCAAATGAAAATCAAGCTCATATTGTAGTTGAAATTGTTTCAGCTAATGCTCAAATTGCACAAGAGCTTAGACTAAATATTGCAAATGCTTTAAAAGATTTAAATTTAGAGCTTAATTTAGAAATCATACAGCCAAAAATTCCTGAAGAAAAAAGCAATTCAAGAAGTGGCAAAAATATCGCTCCGCAAATTAAAAATTTCCTTATGATTTCAAGTGGTAAAGGCGGGGTAGGTAAAAGTACTACAACTTTAAATTTGGCTATTTCTTTAGCTAAAATGGGTAAAAGAGTGGGACTTTTAGACGCAGATATTTATGGACCAAATATACCAAGAATGCTTGGCGAGAGTAAAAGCAAACCTGAAATTGTAGGTCAAAAAATTCGTCCTATTTTATCTCATGGTGTTTATATGATGAGTATGGGTGTGTTAATAGAAGAAGGAAAAGGTTTGATGTGGCGTGGTTCTATGATCATGAAGGCAATTGAGCAACTTTTAGCTGATGTGCTTTGGCCTGAACTTGATGTATTATTACTTGATATGCCTCCTGGAACCGGTGATGCGCAAATTACCTTAGCTCAAAGCGTGCCAGTGAGTGCAGGTGTGTGTGTAAGTACTCCTCAAGTAGTATCTTTAGATGATAGCAAAAGAGCGCTAGATATGTTTGAAAAATTACACATTCCTGTTGCAGGTATTATAGAAAATATGAGTGGCTTTTTATGTCCTGATAATGGTAAAGAATATAATATCTTTGGTAAAGGTACCACAGAAGAAATGGCAAAAGCTTATAAGTGTGATGTTTTAGCTCAAATTCCTATCGAAATGAGTGTAAGAGAAGGTGGAGATAGTGGTAAGCCTGTAAGTTTTTATATGCCCGAGAGTGTAAGTTCAAAAAGATATTTGCAAGCTGCTGAAAAAATTTGGGAATTTATAGAAAAGGTTAATCAAGAAGGTAAAGTAGATAATTCAGCTATTCAACCTGTAATGAATGGCAAAAGTGCGTGCTCGCAATAA
- a CDS encoding tetrahydrodipicolinate N-succinyltransferase N-terminal domain-containing protein codes for MPIESKEEFLNLIKQIEQRINYKKPKAFAIARLDLSQVDPSKKLQANFGVINFEQNYAAAAVMFEAFFRRGVDVDFNESEFVATLIKEDLDFALECFAPFLQEQGHKNIEAIKAAKENFRENAFSFVCIFEDEAPKSLESVYLKLYLLSNKKVPLRSLNLTGAFGILPNVAWSDNKPIDLDFLRENEIDLKMSGRYPSIDYVDKFPRFLAHIIPEDNTRILESSKVRMGAVLAAGTTIMPGAAYVNFNAGTTGACMVEGRISSSAVVGEGSDVGGGASILGVLSGTSGNAISVGKACLLGANSVTGIPLGDNCIVDAGIAVLEGTKFALKNKEELQKINPDFNFDKDIYKGLELAGLNGLHFRQDSQSGVMIVAFNKKAVKLNEDLH; via the coding sequence ATGCCAATAGAAAGTAAAGAAGAATTTTTAAATTTAATCAAGCAAATCGAACAAAGGATTAATTATAAAAAGCCTAAAGCTTTTGCTATAGCAAGACTTGATCTAAGTCAAGTTGATCCTAGTAAAAAACTTCAAGCTAATTTTGGTGTGATTAATTTTGAGCAAAATTATGCTGCTGCAGCTGTTATGTTTGAAGCTTTTTTTAGAAGAGGGGTTGATGTTGATTTTAATGAAAGTGAGTTTGTGGCTACTTTGATTAAAGAAGATTTGGATTTTGCACTTGAATGCTTTGCGCCATTTTTGCAAGAGCAAGGTCATAAAAATATAGAAGCAATCAAAGCAGCCAAGGAAAATTTTAGAGAAAATGCTTTTTCTTTTGTTTGTATTTTTGAAGATGAGGCACCAAAAAGTTTAGAAAGTGTGTATTTAAAACTTTACTTGCTTTCAAATAAAAAAGTACCTTTAAGAAGCTTAAATTTAACAGGTGCTTTTGGGATTTTACCAAATGTTGCATGGAGTGATAATAAGCCTATTGATTTAGACTTTTTAAGAGAAAATGAGATTGATTTAAAAATGAGTGGAAGATATCCAAGCATTGATTATGTAGATAAATTTCCAAGATTTTTAGCCCATATCATTCCTGAGGATAATACTAGAATTTTAGAAAGTTCTAAAGTAAGAATGGGTGCGGTTTTAGCTGCAGGCACTACTATAATGCCAGGGGCTGCTTATGTGAATTTTAATGCAGGTACAACCGGTGCTTGTATGGTAGAAGGGCGTATTAGTTCTTCGGCTGTAGTAGGTGAGGGAAGTGATGTAGGAGGTGGTGCCTCTATACTTGGTGTTTTAAGTGGTACAAGTGGAAATGCTATTAGTGTAGGTAAAGCTTGTCTTTTGGGTGCAAATTCAGTTACAGGAATTCCTTTAGGGGATAACTGTATCGTTGATGCAGGTATTGCTGTTTTAGAAGGGACTAAATTTGCTTTAAAAAATAAAGAAGAACTTCAAAAAATCAATCCTGATTTTAACTTTGATAAAGATATATATAAAGGTTTAGAATTAGCAGGGCTAAATGGCTTGCATTTTAGACAAGATTCACAAAGTGGAGTAATGATAGTAGCTTTTAATAAAAAGGCTGTAAAACTTAATGAAGATTTACATTAA
- a CDS encoding Mbeg1-like protein has protein sequence MFFDLQSFIALSQKTNLTSQEKLLLLKLHTHFEKNINLLQKLYDYSLVAYCANVYLNQSLQKEDLQKHKAIIKALTNPFYKKEKIPVGGLNNAFLALKFVKNYEILEHINEAHPQSKMGFRASFIYDKKIKNYILAFAGSDLNPLCFDFKDFYSDFLILLNKTPKDQIQSMHYFYNQLKQKYTIDKNLIIIGHSLGGYLAQTFARTFPKAVKEVYAFQAPGLKQNFQNHSYINFHINTTHNLNFKTYKWWNFNFVQKLYKKDSKEILLHTGSIKHHPSVCIYKLHELFKILNP, from the coding sequence ATGTTTTTTGACTTGCAAAGCTTTATTGCTTTAAGTCAAAAAACAAATTTAACCTCTCAAGAAAAACTACTCTTATTAAAACTCCATACTCATTTTGAAAAAAATATCAATTTATTACAAAAATTATATGATTATAGCCTAGTAGCTTATTGTGCTAATGTATATTTAAACCAAAGCTTGCAAAAAGAAGATTTACAAAAACACAAAGCCATTATAAAAGCCTTAACTAATCCTTTTTATAAAAAGGAAAAAATACCTGTAGGTGGCTTAAATAATGCATTTTTAGCCTTAAAATTTGTAAAAAATTATGAAATACTTGAACACATCAACGAAGCACACCCTCAATCTAAAATGGGTTTTAGAGCTAGTTTTATTTATGATAAAAAAATAAAAAACTATATTTTAGCTTTTGCAGGGAGTGATTTAAATCCTTTATGTTTTGATTTTAAAGATTTTTATAGTGATTTTTTGATTTTACTTAATAAAACTCCAAAAGACCAAATTCAATCTATGCATTATTTTTACAATCAACTCAAGCAAAAATACACCATTGATAAAAATCTTATCATCATAGGGCATTCTTTAGGAGGATATTTAGCTCAAACTTTTGCAAGAACTTTTCCTAAAGCAGTAAAAGAAGTCTATGCCTTTCAAGCACCTGGTTTAAAACAAAATTTTCAAAACCACTCTTATATAAATTTTCATATAAATACTACCCATAATTTAAATTTCAAAACTTACAAATGGTGGAATTTTAATTTTGTACAAAAACTTTATAAAAAAGATAGTAAAGAGATTTTACTACACACAGGAAGCATTAAACATCACCCTAGTGTGTGCATTTATAAACTACACGAATTATTTAAAATTCTTAACCCATAA
- a CDS encoding Dps family protein, whose translation MSVTKQLLQLQADAHSLWIKFHNYHWNVKGLQFFSIHEYTEKAYEEMAELFDDCAERSLQLGEKAIVCPKILLENAKAPKVQKDCFTPIEVLELIKEDYKYLLAEFKKLNEEAEKASDTTTAAFAQENIAKYEKALWMLNSTIQNTCSM comes from the coding sequence ATGTCAGTAACAAAACAATTATTACAATTACAAGCGGATGCTCATAGTTTATGGATTAAATTTCATAATTACCACTGGAATGTAAAAGGTTTACAATTTTTCTCAATTCATGAATATACAGAAAAAGCTTACGAAGAAATGGCAGAGCTTTTTGATGATTGTGCTGAGAGATCTTTACAACTAGGAGAAAAAGCTATCGTTTGCCCAAAAATATTACTAGAAAATGCAAAAGCACCTAAGGTTCAAAAAGACTGCTTTACTCCAATAGAAGTTTTAGAGCTTATTAAAGAAGATTATAAATATCTTTTAGCTGAATTTAAAAAACTAAATGAAGAAGCTGAAAAAGCAAGCGATACTACAACAGCAGCATTTGCTCAAGAAAATATTGCAAAATATGAAAAAGCTCTTTGGATGCTTAATTCAACTATCCAAAATACTTGCTCTATGTAA
- a CDS encoding glucose-6-phosphate isomerase, producing MLNNTLFFKTQDFKKITAYANRMNDELESGDVGYYHLVDTSFDLIKESKEFIATKAHIENIILVGMGGSSCGVKALKELLFDQVEEKKLFIIDNTSSHTFTKTIQKINPKKTLFIIASKSGTTIEVISLFKLIIAHFNFKNENLHENFVFITDFESKLHKLGEELNIKCFFIPKNVGGRFSVLSAIGIVPLSFCGYDTKALLEGAKACYVDFFEKKCDQILQKAYHYCTHKSAHINVLFSYGDAFRGFNEWYIQLIAESLGKKQGFKRIGLTPIALIGARDQHSFLQLIMDGPKDKTVTFLKIKDSQKSPSIPNISFNHLRNCDFTNEVNLHDLLNAQCDATMHALIAENLSVDVIELERLDAYHCGYLMYYYELFTSACGIMLGINTYDQPGVEVGKLILKNMLSK from the coding sequence ATGCTAAATAATACTTTATTTTTTAAAACCCAAGATTTTAAAAAAATTACCGCTTATGCAAATAGAATGAATGATGAGTTAGAAAGTGGTGATGTAGGGTATTATCACTTAGTTGATACAAGTTTTGATTTAATTAAAGAAAGCAAAGAATTTATCGCAACTAAGGCTCATATAGAAAACATTATTTTGGTAGGTATGGGTGGATCAAGCTGTGGGGTTAAAGCTTTAAAGGAGCTTTTGTTTGATCAAGTAGAAGAAAAAAAACTTTTCATTATAGATAATACCTCTTCGCATACTTTTACCAAAACTATACAAAAAATAAACCCAAAAAAAACACTTTTCATCATAGCAAGTAAATCAGGCACAACTATAGAAGTAATTTCTTTATTTAAACTCATCATTGCTCATTTTAATTTTAAAAATGAAAATTTACATGAAAATTTTGTGTTTATTACTGATTTTGAATCAAAACTTCACAAACTAGGTGAAGAATTGAATATAAAATGTTTTTTTATACCTAAAAATGTAGGGGGTAGATTTAGTGTTTTATCTGCTATTGGTATTGTTCCTTTGAGCTTTTGTGGTTATGATACTAAAGCCTTATTAGAAGGTGCAAAAGCTTGTTATGTGGATTTTTTTGAGAAAAAATGTGATCAAATTTTGCAAAAAGCTTATCATTACTGCACGCATAAAAGTGCACATATTAATGTGCTTTTTTCTTATGGAGATGCTTTTAGGGGCTTTAATGAATGGTATATTCAACTAATTGCTGAAAGTCTAGGCAAAAAACAAGGCTTTAAACGCATAGGTTTAACTCCTATTGCTTTAATTGGTGCTAGAGATCAGCATAGCTTTTTACAACTTATCATGGATGGACCAAAAGACAAAACTGTTACTTTTTTAAAAATCAAAGATAGTCAAAAATCCCCTAGTATTCCAAATATAAGCTTTAATCATTTGCGAAATTGTGATTTTACCAATGAAGTCAATTTACATGATCTTTTAAACGCTCAATGTGATGCAACCATGCATGCATTAATTGCTGAAAATTTAAGTGTTGATGTGATAGAGCTGGAAAGATTAGATGCTTATCATTGTGGGTATTTGATGTATTATTATGAACTATTTACCTCAGCTTGTGGCATTATGCTTGGAATTAATACTTATGATCAACCTGGTGTTGAAGTAGGAAAATTAATACTCAAAAATATGTTAAGTAAATAA
- the galU gene encoding UTP--glucose-1-phosphate uridylyltransferase GalU, which translates to MLQTCIFPAAGYGTRFLPVTKTLPKEMLPILTKPLIHYGVDEALEAGMETMGFVTGRGKRALEDYFDISYELEHQIAGTKKEYLLSEIRTLIDRCTFTFTRQNEMRGLGDAVLRAKPLVQDEAFGVILADDLCVNEDGVNVLAQMVKIYEKYRCSVIAVMEVEANQVSNYGVIAGNAVEEDLIMVNSMIEKPDPKDAPSNLAIIGRYILTPDIFGILENTKAGKNGEIQLTDALLSQATNNMVLAYKFKGKRFDCGSVEGFVEATNYFYEKSKNAK; encoded by the coding sequence ATGCTTCAAACTTGTATTTTTCCTGCAGCAGGTTATGGTACTAGATTTTTACCTGTTACAAAAACCCTACCTAAAGAAATGCTACCTATACTAACTAAACCTTTAATTCACTATGGTGTAGATGAGGCTTTAGAAGCTGGCATGGAAACTATGGGTTTTGTTACAGGACGCGGAAAAAGAGCTTTGGAAGATTATTTTGATATTTCTTATGAACTTGAACACCAAATCGCAGGTACTAAAAAAGAATATCTTTTAAGTGAAATAAGAACACTTATAGATCGTTGTACTTTTACTTTTACAAGACAAAATGAAATGAGAGGCTTAGGAGATGCGGTTTTAAGAGCAAAACCTTTAGTGCAAGATGAAGCTTTTGGGGTAATTTTAGCCGATGATTTATGTGTAAATGAAGATGGAGTAAATGTCCTAGCTCAAATGGTAAAAATTTATGAAAAATACCGCTGCTCTGTTATAGCTGTGATGGAAGTTGAAGCTAATCAAGTTTCAAATTATGGGGTTATAGCTGGAAATGCCGTAGAAGAGGATTTAATCATGGTGAATTCTATGATAGAAAAACCTGATCCAAAAGATGCTCCAAGTAATTTAGCTATCATAGGAAGATACATTCTAACGCCTGATATTTTTGGTATTTTAGAAAATACTAAAGCAGGTAAAAATGGAGAAATTCAACTCACTGATGCATTACTTTCACAAGCAACTAATAATATGGTTTTAGCTTATAAATTTAAAGGAAAAAGATTTGATTGTGGAAGTGTAGAAGGCTTTGTTGAAGCGACAAATTATTTTTATGAGAAAAGTAAAAATGCTAAATAA
- a CDS encoding IMPACT family protein, which produces MKTIDQVYQAKIEIKKSTFLSFLCPFEDFQELMQKLRSEHLKAVHFVYAYRYLNEFDQIVEDKSDDGEPKGTSAMPCLNVLRGALLVNCAVIVVRYFGGIKLGTGGLVRAYSEATNEVVLNATLLEFEAKNILNLNIPFHLYARFEHFLNKNNISYEKKFQENVKLILSVNAKEEEKFKKFAKEFEFSGLVWK; this is translated from the coding sequence ATGAAAACCATTGACCAAGTTTATCAAGCAAAAATAGAAATCAAAAAATCAACTTTTTTGTCTTTTTTATGTCCTTTTGAGGATTTTCAAGAATTAATGCAAAAGCTAAGAAGTGAGCATTTAAAAGCTGTACATTTTGTATATGCTTATAGGTATTTAAATGAATTTGATCAAATTGTAGAAGATAAAAGTGATGATGGTGAGCCAAAAGGAACTTCTGCAATGCCTTGCTTAAATGTATTAAGGGGGGCTTTACTTGTTAATTGTGCAGTGATTGTGGTGCGTTATTTTGGAGGGATTAAACTTGGCACGGGTGGGCTTGTAAGAGCTTATAGTGAAGCAACAAATGAAGTTGTTTTAAATGCAACGCTTTTGGAGTTTGAAGCCAAAAATATTTTAAATTTAAACATTCCTTTTCATCTTTATGCAAGATTTGAGCATTTTTTAAATAAAAATAACATCTCTTATGAAAAAAAATTTCAAGAAAATGTTAAGTTGATTTTGAGTGTTAATGCAAAAGAAGAAGAGAAATTTAAAAAATTTGCAAAAGAGTTTGAATTTAGCGGACTTGTTTGGAAGTAA
- a CDS encoding ABC-F family ATP-binding cassette domain-containing protein: MVEVKNLTMRFANQLLFEDVNLKLNRGERYGLIGANGAGKSTFLKILSGEIESSSGEICIDPNLKIAVLGQDQFAFENYTIKDAVMCANKRLYDALKEKEKLYMSEEFTDEINDRLSELEIITAEEDPNYDCELRCEKILSSLKIKDFNALMSTLQSADKFKVLLAQVLFLGADVLFLDEPTNNLDLEAISWLENELLRHEGTLVVISHDRHFLNKVCTRILDVDFKQIRDFAGNYDDWYMASTLLAKQAELKRDKTLKEREELENFIRRFSANASKAKQATSRAKALEKLELEEIKTSSRRDPSIVFRTNREIGNEVLELKGISKAYDKTLFENLELKLEKGDKIALIGANGVGKSTLAKIIASKLEPDNGHIHLGATIEMGYFSQDTTNLINEDLKLYEWLMSEKFKDLDEIRKCLGRMLFSGSDQEKMASSLSGGEKHRLMLSKLMLERGNFLLLDEPDNHLDLESIIALGEALYNFKGCVICISHDRELISAFANRIWFLENGKLTDFKGSYDEFLGGLE, from the coding sequence ATGGTAGAAGTTAAAAATCTCACTATGCGTTTTGCAAACCAACTTTTATTTGAAGATGTAAATTTAAAATTAAATCGCGGTGAAAGATATGGACTTATAGGTGCAAATGGTGCAGGAAAATCAACTTTTTTAAAAATTCTTTCAGGCGAAATAGAATCAAGTAGTGGAGAAATTTGCATAGATCCAAATTTAAAAATAGCTGTTTTAGGTCAAGATCAATTTGCTTTTGAAAACTACACCATCAAAGATGCGGTAATGTGTGCAAATAAAAGATTATACGATGCACTAAAAGAAAAAGAAAAACTTTATATGAGTGAAGAATTTACCGATGAAATCAATGATAGATTAAGCGAGCTTGAAATCATAACAGCAGAAGAAGATCCAAATTATGATTGCGAGCTTAGATGTGAAAAAATTCTTAGCTCTTTGAAAATCAAAGACTTTAACGCTTTAATGAGTACTTTACAAAGTGCAGATAAATTTAAGGTTTTACTAGCTCAAGTGTTATTTTTAGGTGCTGATGTATTATTTTTAGATGAGCCTACAAACAACCTTGACTTAGAAGCTATTTCTTGGCTTGAAAATGAGCTTTTAAGACATGAGGGAACTTTAGTAGTAATTAGCCATGATAGACATTTTTTAAATAAAGTTTGTACAAGAATTTTAGATGTGGATTTTAAACAAATACGCGATTTTGCTGGAAACTATGATGATTGGTACATGGCTTCAACCTTACTTGCCAAACAAGCTGAACTCAAACGCGATAAAACCTTAAAAGAAAGAGAAGAACTAGAAAATTTCATACGCCGTTTTAGTGCTAATGCTTCAAAAGCTAAACAAGCTACAAGTAGAGCTAAAGCTTTAGAAAAACTTGAGCTTGAAGAGATTAAAACTTCAAGCAGGCGTGATCCTAGTATAGTTTTTAGAACTAATAGAGAAATAGGAAATGAAGTTTTAGAATTAAAAGGTATTAGCAAGGCTTATGATAAAACTTTATTTGAAAATTTAGAATTAAAATTAGAAAAAGGTGATAAAATAGCCTTAATCGGTGCAAATGGCGTTGGGAAAAGTACTTTAGCCAAAATCATTGCATCAAAATTAGAACCTGATAATGGTCACATTCATCTTGGTGCTACTATAGAAATGGGATATTTTTCACAAGATACGACAAATTTAATTAATGAAGATTTGAAACTTTATGAATGGCTAATGAGTGAAAAATTCAAAGATTTAGATGAAATTCGCAAATGTCTTGGTAGAATGCTCTTTAGCGGAAGCGATCAAGAAAAAATGGCTTCTAGCTTAAGCGGAGGCGAAAAACATCGCTTAATGCTTTCAAAGTTAATGTTAGAGCGTGGAAATTTCTTGCTTTTAGATGAACCAGATAATCATTTAGATCTTGAAAGTATTATTGCATTAGGTGAAGCTTTGTATAATTTCAAAGGTTGTGTGATATGCATAAGCCACGATAGAGAGCTAATTAGTGCTTTTGCCAATCGTATATGGTTTTTAGAAAATGGGAAATTAACAGATTTCAAAGGAAGTTATGACGAATTTTTAGGAGGTTTAGAATGA
- a CDS encoding toxin-antitoxin system YwqK family antitoxin, protein MNKKIKIAFIAGLASLFVACGGEKFPGQPSDTVKVNQSQYTNGNLKEETPYNSQSRIHGIKRTFFSNGQLQSEEEYKDGKKEGFVRQYFENGQLQLEAQTKNNQYDGHFKYYYDDGKINAEGTYKNGKYIGTYKTYASNGNIILEQNYNKDGKKDGIFKEYSPDGALISEEEYKNDLKNGIFRTYRNGAIIDEQKFKNGRLIQK, encoded by the coding sequence ATGAATAAAAAAATTAAAATTGCTTTTATAGCAGGGTTAGCGAGTTTATTTGTAGCATGCGGTGGAGAAAAATTTCCGGGACAACCAAGCGATACGGTTAAAGTAAACCAAAGTCAATATACAAATGGAAATCTTAAAGAAGAAACTCCTTATAATTCTCAATCTAGAATTCATGGAATTAAAAGAACTTTTTTTAGTAATGGACAATTACAAAGTGAAGAAGAATACAAAGATGGTAAAAAAGAAGGTTTTGTAAGACAATATTTTGAAAATGGACAACTCCAACTTGAAGCACAAACTAAAAATAATCAATATGATGGACATTTTAAATATTATTATGATGATGGAAAAATAAACGCTGAGGGAACTTATAAAAATGGAAAATACATCGGTACTTATAAAACATATGCTTCTAATGGGAATATTATTTTAGAGCAAAACTATAACAAAGACGGTAAAAAAGATGGAATTTTTAAAGAGTATAGTCCAGATGGAGCCTTAATTTCAGAAGAAGAATACAAAAATGATTTAAAAAATGGTATTTTTAGAACATATAGAAATGGTGCTATAATAGATGAGCAAAAATTTAAAAATGGAAGATTGATTCAAAAATAA
- a CDS encoding superinfection immunity protein — MSAEEIGNTTAIIIFTLYMLPSVIALCRKHSNWFAIIALNLLLGWTLIVWIVCLIWSFINKSQQTIIIQNEKTISKDKNE; from the coding sequence GTGAGTGCCGAAGAGATAGGCAATACTACAGCTATTATAATATTTACATTATATATGCTTCCATCAGTAATAGCACTTTGTAGAAAACATAGCAATTGGTTTGCAATTATTGCTTTAAATTTATTACTAGGATGGACTTTAATAGTATGGATTGTTTGTTTAATATGGTCTTTCATAAACAAATCACAGCAAACAATAATTATACAAAATGAAAAAACAATATCAAAGGATAAAAATGAATAA
- a CDS encoding diguanylate cyclase domain-containing protein has translation MSLVLLSFLPSFSLVLEFLALFLAYFFKQNKIFFLLLLILCARALSLIASEYQAHLFISVFLPFSFVLFVFLQDSKLVFERTNLVKFVYLVFMGFVALILSTSTNFNASITSEIFGLSTQFFKPISELSFFVFWVGFVFLLFSYFKNNDFHFLLAYIGLSVQFLFYNNVDLGYYEFASLVLIGFLVYKAYKIAFFDTLTNLPNLKALRRYAQGLENFHLVLVEVKNINEIDRQKSSKMGEFVMHEFARILKKALHARVFKDDKDYFIVVFENENMAFVQSKLQMLENFMQKYSFEFKDQNAKLEIKLCLSSKNENIEESLKQAKLELRRQKD, from the coding sequence TTGAGTTTAGTTTTATTATCTTTTTTACCTTCTTTTAGTCTTGTTTTGGAGTTTTTAGCTTTATTTTTAGCTTATTTTTTTAAGCAAAATAAGATTTTTTTCTTACTTTTGTTGATTTTATGTGCTAGAGCTTTATCTTTAATAGCAAGTGAGTATCAAGCGCATTTGTTTATCTCGGTGTTTTTACCTTTTTCTTTTGTGCTTTTTGTGTTTTTACAAGATAGCAAGCTTGTTTTTGAAAGAACCAATCTCGTTAAATTTGTGTATTTAGTCTTTATGGGTTTTGTAGCATTAATACTTAGCACAAGTACTAATTTTAATGCAAGCATTACAAGTGAAATTTTTGGCCTTTCAACGCAATTTTTTAAGCCTATTAGTGAGTTAAGTTTTTTTGTGTTTTGGGTAGGATTTGTATTTTTATTATTTTCATATTTCAAAAATAATGATTTTCATTTTTTACTAGCTTATATAGGCTTGAGTGTGCAGTTTTTATTTTACAATAATGTTGATTTGGGTTATTACGAATTTGCTTCTTTAGTTTTAATAGGATTTTTAGTATATAAAGCTTATAAAATAGCCTTTTTTGATACTTTAACCAATTTGCCAAACTTAAAAGCCTTAAGAAGATATGCACAAGGTCTTGAAAATTTTCATTTGGTGTTAGTAGAAGTAAAAAATATCAATGAAATTGATCGTCAAAAAAGCTCAAAAATGGGCGAGTTTGTAATGCATGAATTTGCTAGGATTTTAAAAAAAGCCTTACATGCTAGGGTTTTTAAAGATGATAAGGATTATTTTATAGTTGTATTTGAAAATGAAAATATGGCCTTTGTGCAAAGTAAGCTTCAAATGCTTGAAAATTTTATGCAAAAATATAGTTTTGAATTTAAAGACCAAAATGCAAAATTAGAAATTAAACTTTGTTTATCAAGCAAAAATGAAAATATAGAAGAAAGTTTAAAACAAGCAAAATTAGAACTTAGAAGACAAAAGGATTAA